The Anastrepha obliqua isolate idAnaObli1 chromosome 5, idAnaObli1_1.0, whole genome shotgun sequence DNA window AATATAGAAGACCGCCCATTGTTGCCATTCGCTTATAAAATTTTAGACTTAAATgtagcataaaatttaaattattaaactaaATGTGTAGAtatgttttgttaatttaatacttacattttatttattttcattaatttaatgCTATCATCGCTTCATCATTCTATTCTATTTAGTTCTTTCATTTCATATGTTTTACAAAGTTTTGTTGTATGCACGCAAAAAGTTTTCGTTAAATTAAAAggcttgaatttttaaaaaccgaAAGGTACTGTGTTTTACTTAAGAGGGGATCAGACCTTCACACATTACGTATCCTGTGTAATGAATGGATTTGGTATCGATTCCATACCATCTTGCGGACAAATAAGCACCAGCGCTGTACCCCGGCACACCACCAGCCCCAAACTACGCGTTTCCTCGGCCAACTTGAATGGCTCGTCCGCGTCTCGGAGATACTCAACGGTGTTGTCCAAGACCAAGTTGAGCAATGCATCATATCCCTTGAGTATGCCAGAAGCCTCCCGACCGCCAGCAAATTTTACTCGTATTtgcttttccaaatattttgagAGGTCCAATATAGATTCCTTGCGTCGCTTCTCCTTGCCATCGTTTCCGCCGCTCGACTGCAAGACATTGATATTAAATCGTACAAAttgttaagaatattttttacacaCCTTTGGTTTATCAGCCATTTTGTTGAATTAGTTTGTAATTTTCAGTGAATTTGCACTTTTAAGCGGCAAATTAATGTACAATATGTACCAGACAAACTTTTGTTTATATGAGGTTATGTTTTGACGCAAATGTCAAATTAACTGGCAGGTAAATGCTTTTCACTTGGCACACACTGTGCTTTACATTGTTGCCAttaaattatttgccaataagTACCAATTGGAATAAAGTTCATAATTAAGAGGTGCGCAGCCTTTTttacaaggcgcattcattaaaggtggtggcactagataAACAACAATGTTTCGTACGTTTGATTgacaaagcaaagtattgggaaagtagaaaacaagaaatgaattcgccttgtttcattctgggctgacagccacatggacatggcgaaaaaaaaaccaaatcaacTGATTTAGCGATACCTCCCTTAATATATTCGCCTTTCTCTTTTATTATCAGTAGTATAATTCCCTAACTTTAAACGATCGGACAATTGCTATTTCTGTCTAGAATATTTGCTGTTTGCAGTGACGATTGTGCAATTCACAAACTTGTGTCAACTAAACTAAGCCACTGTCTTCATctatttatcaaattttgtagaGAGTAACATTTaaggataaaaaattaaatgatggaTATTCCCCATTGCTCACCAACGTTGTTGCGAAAAATCGCATAGCTAAATTGCTACAACATagtcaaggcgaattgaatGTTTAAGGTGGCGCCTTAACAAACTGTTACACTATTTTTCGGTATTTTggcaagtctgacgtcagctcccaggacaaacaaaagaagaagaaataacatGCTTGCATTATTGTGATCTGTGCGATTTAAATTAATCCaactaatgaaaacgaggtGCCGTGCGTTAAATTGttaagcacaaattaatataaagcctctaatgcagtttgtttgcgtttttatgccgAAGACGCCGTAGCTAGAAAGTATGTGCGTGTGCgtttaatttcttgtgtttggctgATTCCATTGCTTTCACCTCTCTCCTCCTCTACACAAACACAGTTCCTCTTCCTTTTGTTCTTTTCATGGACTCTTACGACACAGCGAATTAGGTAGGCGCAAACtatttttctatcattcttgcgttttttgcaattcttcttTGCAATATTTGCTCATTTCGATCCTTCATGTGACAGAGATGCGTCTCTTTATCAATTTACCTAAATAGTAGTTAGTGAACATAAGTTTGTGAATTGCTATGAAcggaaaatattgtagaaaaagGTAGCAAATTGTGGTTAAGGAAAGACAACTGTCCCAATCTCGTTGAAGTATGTTAGTGAATTCCTTTATAGAGTGGTAAAACGTTTTTTCCTCTAAATTAAGTGGCAGCACTGTTCCCTTGCAACTCTACATTTAAAAACGTCAGCCTAAAAAGGAATGAAAATTTCAGTAGGCCATTTTGTTATAAGTTATTTAGACGTGAAAATTTTCACTTCCCAGTGATAATTTTTAGTGACTttactgcaataaaaaaaaacagttcaaacgcttaaaaatacttaaaaacccatagatatataaataaaatgggtcgtaagaagaagaaggcttcGAAACCATGGTGCTGGTATCCTTTTCAAGAAAGCAAAACTTATTAGGTTGTCCTTTGTGATGATCGTATCTATACTGTTTTATGTAATTGCGTCAACTGCGCTGTCAACGTCGGGTGCTCCTCTGCGCCACGTTTTAAGGGCGTTTGGCACATTTATTTTTCTGGTTTACGGTTGTttccttaatttaattaaaaaaataggtatTGCAATCGGGAGTTTGACGACGAAAAGATTTTGGTGCAACATCAGAAGGCCAAACATTTCAAGTGCCATATATGTCACAAGAAATTGTATACAGGGCCGGGTTTATCGATTCACTGCATGCAAGTACATAAAGAAACCGTGGACAAGGTTCCTAACTCTTTACCGAATCGTTCAAACATTGAAATAGAAATTTTCGGCATGGACGGCATACCAGCGGAAGATGTACGAGAACACGAAAGACAGAAAAATGGCGGCAAATCTGATTCTGATGATGATGAGCCAGCTGCCAAGAAAAAAGTCGAAAGTATGTGTTAAATTTGATAAAACTttcgtttcaatatttaaaattgatttGCTATTTTCAGTTCCATTAACGGCACCACCACCTATGATGATGCCCCCAAATATGATGCCACCGATGATGGGTCAGTTCGGGCCGATGGGTATGATGCCAAACATGCCGCCAATGGCACCAATGCCACCATTTTTGGGCCCCGGCGGTATACCAATGATGCCACCGCACATGATGCCGCCACGGCCGCTATTCCCCGCAGCTATGGCTGCCACTACTTCGGCGGCTGCTGTACATGCGGCCGCCGTACCACAAAAACCAACTTTCCCTGCGTACAGGTAAATCAAAAATACACCATACCGAATTCGTCCTTTGTTTGTTAACCCTAATGTGTTAATGCCTTATAGTAATGCAACAATTAGCGCACCACCAACAACTAACAATCCAAGTTCCACAGGAAATGTAGCACCTACTGAGCCGCCCAAGGCGCCAGCAGCTGCACCAAGTGCAAATGCTAATGTCACGTCGAAAATCATGCACCCCCCAGAGGATATGAGTTTAGAGGAGTTACGAGCACGCAAGCCGAAATATCAACAGAAATTGCACAACAGCGGTGGCAATATCAATCATCAGCAGCGCACCACATCAGGGGGCTCGCACAGTCATAATCACAATGCCGTTGTGAGTAGCGCATCATCTATGACAATTCCAACAAGTTCGAGTACGTCgagcgcagcagcagcagcagcccaGGCTGCAGCTATATCAAAGGCCCAGGAAGTGAGTGCTTACAATAGATATAGAAATCATAGTCAATATAACTACTGAACAGGCGGATATGGGAGGGAAAGTATAGATTTTCTTACACAGTACACGGCGCATTATAAACAGTGCccatttgttacaaaaaaacaacaacaacaaattcacAAGAAATACTTGGAAATAATTTACAGACAACAAAGCACAGCATAACAGAGCAAATCGGCACAAATATACGCGAAagcaattaaaagaaattaaatgaaaattgccGATTCAGCTTTTGCTCTCTTTGTTGAACTCAACACATTCACTGATACGTATACATAAGGACAGTATATAAAATGTTTGCTTAAGTGGGACAGTTTTGCATTTAAGAACTCCATTTCTATTTCCATAAATTCAAATTGACTAAGGCACTTACAAGTACATAACTGTAGAATATGTACTTATtatagaataaaaacaaaacaaaaaacgaaatttaaaaaaaggagttTGATAATGAGTGGCATTAGTTTACGTTACAAGTTAAAATTTTcagattaaatttaaatacaaaaataaataacatagtTTAGTCGTCAGGCAACGTTTATATTAGAATTATATATTTTGccttaatttttgcaattttgaaaTTCCGACAAACCTTAAACCTAAACgagtatatatttgtgtgtacttttataatttacaatgcAGATAAAAAGgcgattttaattgaaataaatcatgaaattttaaaaataaaatgcatacacGTTCTTTTTTTCCAACAATCTGGCGTGGTTCAAAGTGCTACAGCTCACTTATTCCCCTAATGAATGAAGAGTTTGTTGTTTAGCCACTTTTATTGCTGTTTAAGTGGTGTTGCGATTGTTTAGCTTATAACagtaatatttaaaacattaataGAATGAAAATGTTTAGAAATATATTAAGATAAGACTTGTCAGATTTTAAAATTGCAAAAGTAAGAAAATCCGGTACGGTggttttaattcttttaaaatgcAAATCCGGTTCGGTGGACTTAATTCTTTTAAAGTGCAAACGGggtttaaattaaaatcgatTCGAAGCTTGAAAGCGCGTGAAATTCTATTCGGAAAACCTACGCTTAGCAGATTTATGGTATGATTTCGAAATTgttgttttagaaaaattaatccTTGAAACTTATTAAAGTTGAATCTAATCCAAAGGAAACCcatattgaataaataattattttcaaatcgcATATGGCTCGgtgaagtttaatttttttgagatttgTGATTCGagctttgtataaaaattttagcatttgattttttatagaagcttataaaaaattttatatgaaacagCGCAATAAATCTCCAATAATTAAAATGTTGGCACACATTCGTAAGTGAAGGaagaaaatgtaatataaaatatgatttttttttatttaaaattttttttttttaatttttaatttttattttttgtttttattttttttgttttttatttattacaaattatttttttttttaattgatttaatagaaggaagaaagaaaatataaaataaaacatgaacatttatttattttttaaatttttttacttacttttttactttttattaattttttttttacttactttttttatttaattaataaattaataataattagtaataaatttatatagatGTAATtagcttattatttttttttatttacagtttttatttatgctgttttttattagagatattgcaattaaaattttggcaCACATTCGTAAATGATTTAATCCAaggaagaaaatatataataaaatatcaaattttttttgtttaatatttttaattattatttttttatttttatttatttacttttgtttttgttttttatttattacaaattagttttttaaagtgatttaataaaaagagaagaaaatacaaaataaaatatgaaaatttatgtgacattttttaaatttttttttttaatttttatttttttactatttatatttttttattgatatttatttatttatttttttaattcttttatattagAAATTAATAGCAATTGCAAGCTACAAATAAGACATTTATAAGTGAAATTAGCTACTCACGCTTTCGTGCTGAGAATTATTTgagattttaatatgaaatgtattaaaaaactttcgtcattaaaaaaaattcaatatttaaatatgaaaattaaatcaatttaagAAAGTTTGCAACAATCGATTTTATTACGTTCTATTTTGTAATCTCGGAATTGTCAACCGTAAAACATAAtcgctattttttataaaattttattttaagaatttccgTGCCATAAATTCgaactctttttgtttttgttttcaaaaaataaggggCTACAAAAGAAGCTGTTCAAATGAAACAAAAGGGGATTTGCTAGACATTTATGAcaagaattaaattaattggGGTTGATCAACTCGAATTCACCAGATTGACAGCGAAAACCAACCTCTCCTACCAAAATAGATTTCCTCCCCCCATTCCGTCACACAGTAGTACTTCTGCCGACATCTCTGCTTGCACAATCCATTATTGACTGCGCgttttctcttttctttctCTATATCTACACCTCTCTGTCTCTCCTGCTCATAGGCTGCTGCAATGGTAGCGGTCGCACAGGTCCAAGCGGCTCAGGCGCACGTGCAGGCGCAAGCTCAAGCACAAGCACAGGCTCAAGCTCATGCTCAGGCACAGGCGCAGGTACAGGCTGCACAGGCACATGCGCACGCGCATGCAGCGGCACAGGCACAAGCTGCACAGGTACAGGCACAGGTGGCGCATGCACAAGCGCACGCGCAGGCTCAGGTCGCTCAAGCAGTAGCtgcgcaacaacaacaccaacagaaGCAACTGGAAGATATCAATCGTGCTGTGATCATGCAGCGTCTACAGGCCGCACGTCCTGGCCATCCTCAAACGGCACTCGGCGCTCCCACTGCTGCGGCCGTAGGCATGGTAAGTGTCTGCTAAACAGTTTGCTGATCTTTTCGCACCAAtctaaattgaaagaaaaaagaatgcAGCTATTTCGTTAAAACTATACAACAACCATATATAACtccaatttacatatatacgtacgaTACGCTATAAATGGGTATGCATTTAGGCCAGCGAATGTGAGGTGCTctaaataatttatgaaaaaaggcTCTAGTTTTCTTCGTTTTCATGCGATTTGTGAatgattatgattttttttaaagagaatTAGAGGAACACAAATGAAATTATTCCGCCTGCACAGTAAGGGGTGTTACTTTCGCATCATCATGTTTTATCatcaatgaaaaacaaaaaaaaaaaggtattgATTCGATTGACACTGGATAGACTCAACTTTTTTTAAGGAGTGAAAATCGTCTAATAGTAAGTGGTTCGTGCACCACAAATTGTGTTAACTGAGTGTAGGGCCGTTACAGCGTTTTTATTTCGCAGGATTGGTTGGTCGCTGCTTGCCGGGCAATcaaaatatgaatttcttttaaatagtctTTACTAACAAATGAGAAACGCACGCCACATTCCTTTGACTGTTATGCCTCGTTATGCAATCGGAACGATATTCGGCAGCATCTTTCCATAAATATACTAGTTTGGGGgcaaagaaatccattattcgAGCTTtagctcctgagcgatgctatgactactaacatgccagtCAACTTCGATTAGGTCTGTGATTTTAGCAACgttttcgacattttctttaacatcaaaaatgcctaaacggaatcgacgaaatcgAAATTGTATGTAATTAACTGTTACAGGATcggcaccattcacaatttccgCGGCCTggttgcattttcgcctttatcaaagaaaaactgtgaaatgtaacgaattttatctttgttgacttccattgctgGCATCCaataactcacaactgaatggaacaaacaaaaaacagcaaaagaattttttagtgtgaaatgtcaccttgaaaacgagcataaactttaaattgctttatcgatactttacgagatgtcgatcactacagctatctaccgagaaaataatggatttctttctcCCCGAAACTGAtattatgctgttacaacaacaacaacatattcaCTTGGTATGACATCTGTAGTCTGGCCAccgcttttgaaaatttaaaactatgctgatatttttttttttacatatttgtgaaatatttactcTTGATAAAACTTTTTATCATATTAAACAAGTAAAGACCGACTTTTAgtacttgattttttcttacgctatatttttctgaattttcttgGACGtctttgttataatttttgtaaaaacataaaatattgtccaaaaattcttgattgttgttgttgttgttgttgtagcagctcaCTAAGCGCTTCCAGTGCGTTGTGTTGTAGTCATCGGTCGTAATCGCCTAATAGCGTAGATAGACGGTGACGTTAATGAggattaacgacttaattcagaattatctgaggaattaagtgcaactaatgcaGATTAACAACTAGACTCActtctcataatttaagcggattagggGAATTTTCGATGATAACATTGTCGAAAAATGACATTTAGgtatctattgtgaatgaaaaataattaaacttttaaagagaagaacaagaaagactggatgcgatcatggtgaaaagatttttggaGGTGGTCTATGCAGCAGACGGTAATACGACCCGGGCGAATTTGCCAGAATcggctgatgggctgacgtctcTTGGGGTAGAAAAATTAGCTTGTGCTAGTGATATACGAATGCCGAGGCAAGAGCattggctgtgttgatttttctcGTTTATAACTAACAgaagctaaattttgttaaacatatcccaagtgacgtggcagccaaagttaccctcaacattttttttcaccatagctatcAAACAAACCttgaaatctatcatccttgggatgcaatgctagtttgcaTTAGCACATTCGaagttaaattaattattttgatatttcgaagcagtttgagaaattgcaatttgcgcttttttttaaataaataattatttcttagcaTCAGCGCAGCTAATAGCCGTATTTGTTGCCTGTGGTgcatcttttactgacaaaactatgcAACAAGCAAATCAACTGTTCACTAATCCGCTTAACAACCGTCTGTCAtgctacaattttaatcagaattaactgcgccggtaatgccgattaacgccgccgtctgtctaggctataacTCATCTAACGGGAGGCCCATAAAGCGAGCTCTTTTGACGGGTTGGATTCTTCCGGATCCTTGGGTTCGTTCAGATCGGTTACACAGATTTACAGTTGAATGTCCTTATAGCTGTTTGGCTTTACGCTCCACCCGAATTAAAGGGTATTTTACATATAGCTGAATAACCAAATCTTTGTAGCTGAAAGTAACAAATTGTAGAACGATTGGCATAAAATTCTAGCTTCAACGTTGCTTCTGGTTTTCAATGCGCTAGCAGAAAATGATGAAGCGTAACGCCTTTAAGCCGACATTTACTGCTTTGAGATTTACTGCTTCGCCTTTTACAACTAAAAATCCTATTAGAGATTCtggtttcctttttttgtttttgggtttcTTTcaccaatatatgtatacatatacacatatggtcattaaaataggtgCACCCACGTTCATACggaaaatgcaagttttttaaGTCGCCATCGACCGCTAATTACCGTTTCAAACACCTTCTTCGTTGAAACAGTTCCTTCCATACGGACGACATGACCGAGCCACACTAGTCGCTGCAGGGTGACTCGTTTGTCTATGTTAATATCTCCGTAAAGCACATACAGCTCGAAGTTCTTTCG harbors:
- the LOC129246984 gene encoding BUB3-interacting and GLEBS motif-containing protein ZNF207, with protein sequence MGRKKKKASKPWCWYCNREFDDEKILVQHQKAKHFKCHICHKKLYTGPGLSIHCMQVHKETVDKVPNSLPNRSNIEIEIFGMDGIPAEDVREHERQKNGGKSDSDDDEPAAKKKVEIPLTAPPPMMMPPNMMPPMMGQFGPMGMMPNMPPMAPMPPFLGPGGIPMMPPHMMPPRPLFPAAMAATTSAAAVHAAAVPQKPTFPAYSNATISAPPTTNNPSSTGNVAPTEPPKAPAAAPSANANVTSKIMHPPEDMSLEELRARKPKYQQKLHNSGGNINHQQRTTSGGSHSHNHNAVVSSASSMTIPTSSSTSSAAAAAAQAAAISKAQEAAAMVAVAQVQAAQAHVQAQAQAQAQAQAHAQAQAQVQAAQAHAHAHAAAQAQAAQVQAQVAHAQAHAQAQVAQAVAAQQQHQQKQLEDINRAVIMQRLQAARPGHPQTALGAPTAAAVGMMPLPGQMQLMQPMLRPAMALGPHGPLLGGNMLRAPGGLSGMPGLVPVQAIQMPGMPMPGMGVMLPGHPVLQMMPRFR
- the LOC129248781 gene encoding U6 snRNA-associated Sm-like protein LSm7 — protein: MADKPKSSGGNDGKEKRRKESILDLSKYLEKQIRVKFAGGREASGILKGYDALLNLVLDNTVEYLRDADEPFKLAEETRSLGLVVCRGTALVLICPQDGMESIPNPFITQDT